A region of Salvelinus alpinus chromosome 6, SLU_Salpinus.1, whole genome shotgun sequence DNA encodes the following proteins:
- the LOC139578308 gene encoding relaxin-3 receptor 1-like, producing MNKFAMQPNDSVQTLVPEVCEQVLEDNAGLGYGGSTGNLSLRCWLHFLSKESILELQGDGSSITVRVMIALVYSVVCALGLVGNSLALYLLHSHHSQKQSSINCFVMGLALTDLQFVLTLPFWAIDTALDFRWPFGKVMCKIISSVTIMNMYASVFFLTAMSVARYYAVTSALKMHSRRTAAASAKWISLGIWVVSLLATLPHAIYSTSAQLYDEELCLVRFPESGRWNPQLLLGLYQLQKVLLGFVIPLVVITVCYLLLLRFVLSQHISGAASSEGSEGRHKRRSKVTKSVAIVVLSFFLCWLPNQALTLWGALIKFDLVHFSNAYYNVQNYTFPLTVCLAHTNSCLNPVLYCIIRREYRAGLKELLHATPSFRSLANLLPRKAKVAEAPPVMTLVQMDV from the coding sequence ATGAATAAGTTCGCCATGCAACCAAACGACAGTGTGCAGACCCTGGTACCAGAGGTGTGTGAGCAAGTACTGGAGGATAATGCAGGACTGGGTTACGGTGGCTCTACTGGCAACCTGTCGCTGCGCTGCTGGCTACACTTCTTAAGCAAGGAATCTATACTGGAGCTTCAGGGAGATGGTTCCAGCATCACAGTGCGTGTAATGATAGCTCTGGTGTACTCTGTCGTGTGTGCACTGGGGCTAGTGGGGAACTCTCTGGCACTCTACCTGCTTCACTCACACCACAGTCAGAAGCAGTCCTCAATCAACTGCTTTGTAATGGGCTTGGCTCTCACCGACCTGCAGTTTGTTCTCACGCTCCCCTTTTGGGCTATTGACACGGCTTTGGACTTCCGCTGGCCCTTCGGCAAAGTAATGTGTAAGATCATCAGCTCCGTCACCATCATGAACATGTACGCCAGCGTCTTCTTCCTGACTGCCATGAGTGTGGCGCGATACTACGCAGTGACCTCGGCCCTCAAGATGCACAGCAGGCGTACGGCGGCAGCCAGCGCCAAGTGGATCAGCCTGGGCATCTGGGTAGTGTCGCTGCTAGCCACCCTGCCCCACGCCATCTACTCCACTAGTGCCCAGCTATACGACGAGGAACTGTGTTTGGTGCGATTCCCTGAGTCAGGCAGGTGGAACCCTCAGCTGCTCCTGGGGCTGTACCAGCTACAGAAAGTACTGCTGGGCTTTGTTATTCCCTTGGTGGTCATCACTGTGTGCTACCTGCTACTGCTGCGCTTTGTGCTGAGCCAACACATCAGTGGAGCGGCCAGCTCAGAGGGCTCGGAAGGCCGCCACAAGCGCCGGTCCAAAGTAACCAAGTCGGTAGCCATCGTGGTGCTGTCCTTTTTCTTGTGCTGGCTGCCCAACCAGGCGCTGACGCTGTGGGGCGCGCTGATTAAGTTTGACCTGGTGCACTTCAGCAACGCATATTACAACGTCCAGAACTACACCTTCCCGCTGACTGTGTGTCTGGCTCACACCAACAGCTGCCTCAACCCTGTGCTCTACTGCATAATCCGCCGTGAGTACCGCGCGGGCCTCAAAGAGCTGCTGCATGCCACACCCTCCTTCAGGAGCCTGGCCAACCTGCTACCCCGCAAGGCCAAGGTGGCAGAGGCTCCCCCTGTCATGACGCTGGTCCAGATGGATGTCTAA